In Sulfurisphaera javensis, a single genomic region encodes these proteins:
- a CDS encoding HD domain-containing protein produces the protein MKSIRDVIHGTIQVDEKLIERECFQRLRYITQNGMAFMVYPSMRHTRFEHSLGTFHLTQKLRDKIKSDVDFNKISKLALYHDIGHLPFSHTFEYGINLLKFINSEKYKEFFDKLSKNFEGKPQLKFHEMVGVYVLQNFMGENDLAQLMINVYTGRIVTDEDKIAKLLINSKTIDTDRLDYLQRDSYYSGAKFGIINVDRLIEVMELDVQKPAYVFPKKAVDDIEHFILGRFHMYSSVYNHCVVEIYNQIMGYAIAKLIDIGEITVDHITEHEKFIEFTDDFVLNKIKELKYRDDIGMRRIYEAIIKRKKYLKAQLFDQDALMFNSIIEDYGNEIYSKVGEYKGKFVFGANKIETSLDDIYIKENDRVSVSANENLYIVKAQAPRYKVCIGVADKDTANDISKYFQEKFNIQLTFRV, from the coding sequence TGAACGTGAATGCTTTCAACGATTACGTTACATTACACAAAACGGTATGGCTTTCATGGTTTATCCCTCAATGCGACATACTAGATTCGAGCATAGTCTTGGCACTTTCCATTTAACTCAAAAACTAAGAGATAAAATAAAGAGTGACGTAGACTTTAATAAGATATCTAAATTGGCTCTTTATCATGATATAGGTCATTTACCCTTTTCACATACATTTGAATATGGGATTAATCTTTTGAAATTCATTAACAGTGAAAAATATAAGGAGTTCTTTGACAAATTAAGTAAAAATTTTGAAGGTAAACCACAATTAAAGTTTCATGAGATGGTTGGAGTATACGTTTTGCAAAATTTTATGGGCGAGAATGATTTAGCTCAACTTATGATAAATGTATATACAGGGAGAATTGTCACTGATGAAGACAAAATAGCTAAACTACTAATTAATTCTAAAACTATAGATACAGATAGATTAGATTATTTACAAAGGGACTCATACTACTCTGGAGCTAAATTTGGGATTATTAACGTTGATAGGTTAATTGAGGTGATGGAATTAGATGTTCAGAAACCGGCATATGTATTTCCAAAGAAAGCAGTTGATGACATTGAACACTTTATTTTAGGAAGATTTCATATGTATAGTAGTGTATATAATCATTGTGTAGTAGAAATATATAATCAAATAATGGGATATGCTATTGCAAAACTTATCGATATAGGAGAAATAACAGTAGACCATATAACTGAACATGAAAAATTCATAGAATTCACTGACGATTTTGTGTTAAATAAAATAAAAGAATTGAAGTATAGGGATGATATTGGGATGAGAAGAATATATGAGGCAATTATTAAGAGAAAGAAGTATCTTAAAGCTCAGTTATTTGATCAAGATGCATTAATGTTTAACAGTATCATTGAAGACTACGGTAATGAAATTTACTCTAAAGTTGGAGAATATAAAGGAAAATTTGTATTTGGCGCTAATAAGATAGAAACATCACTAGATGATATTTACATTAAAGAAAATGATAGAGTGTCAGTTAGTGCAAATGAAAACTTATATATTGTAAAGGCACAAGCTCCGAGATATAAAGTATGCATAGGAGTTGCAGATAAGGATACTGCAAATGATATTTCAAAATATTTTCAAGAAAAATTTAACATTCAACTAACTTTTAGAGTGTGA